The nucleotide sequence ACACGGACGAACACGGACAGACACGGACAGGCATCGACAGAGATAGACGATATAGATTGAGCTGAAAAGACTACTCGGGTCCGGACTCCAGGGACACCGAGACTTGGGTCAGACCTGTTTCGGGTTTGCCTGCGCGGGAGGTGAATTCCGCGATTTGGAGCATGCGCATGATGTCGTCTTTGGTGGCATCCATGGCAATGAGGAGCATTGCGTCGATAACAACCACTATCTCGGCGACGGGTGCCTTCATGCTGAGGTTCTTTTCGGCTTTGGCTTTGCGAACGGCATCGACAATCTCGATGGAGGCGTCCCAGGTTTGTGCGTGGGCAGGTTCCGGGATGGATGCGAGTTCGTCGAGTGTGGGCCAAGGGCTGCGGTGAATGGATTCGTTCATGTCCGCATCTTCGGAATAGCACCAGTGCCATATCTCTTCGGAGAGGAAGGGCAGGAAGGGCGCGAGCATGCGGGTGATGGCGCGGTGGACGATGCGCAGGGTTGTTGCGGCGGATAGGCGGCCCGGCGTCAGACCATCGTCATAGGTGCGTGGCTTCGCGAGTTCAAGATAGTTGTCGCAGAAGGTGCGCCAGAAGAAGTCTTCGGTCAGTGACAAGGCTTGAGCGTAGTCGAAGCCGTCAAAGGCTTCGGTGGCACGCTGGATCAGCGGGCGCAACTCGCGGATGACGGCGCGATCGAGTTCGCAGGTGACTTTGTCTGGCGTGAGCAGTGCGGGATCGATACCTTCAAAACGGCCGAGCGCAAACTTCGCGGCGTTGAACACCTTCGTGCTGAGGCGCTTGCCTACTTTGAAGACTTGTTCGTCGTACGCAGTATCGACGCCGAGACGGGCGCGCGCGGCCCAGTAACGAACGCTGTCCGCGCCGAACTGATCGATCAGTGGTTCGGGCGTGACGACGTTGCCTTGGCTCTTGGACATCTTCTTGCGGTCGGGGTCGAGAATCCAGCCGCTGATGACTACGTTGCGCCACGGGATTTCGTTTTCGTGCAGGTAGGCCTTGACGATGGTGTAGAAGGCCCATGTGCGGATGATTTCGTGGCTCTGGGGGCGAACGTCCATCGGGAATAGCTTGGCGTGGCGATCGGGCGCTAGGACCCATTGCGTCGCGATTTGCGGTGTAAGGGAGCTCGTGGCCCACGTATCGAGAACATCGGGGTCGCCGGTGAATCCGTTGGGCTGGTCGCGCTGTTCGGGCGTGTAGCCGGGAGGCGTGTCGCTGAGCGGATCGATGGGCAACGATTCGAGCGATGGACGTATGGGGTTCTCACGAATGATGCGGCCTTCGCCGTCGAGTTTGTACCAGATGGGAATGGGTACGCCGAAGAAGCGTTGACGGCTGAGGCACCAATCCTGGTTGAGTCCTTCGACCCAGTGCTCGTAGCGAATGCCCATGTGCGAGGGATGCCATTGGATCTTCCGGCCTTGTTCAACAAGGGCCTGCTTGTGGTCGAGGATGCGGCAGAACCATTGAGTGGTCGGAATGAGTTCGAGGGGGCGGTCGCCCTTCTCGAAGAATTTTACCGCGTGCGTGATGTCTTGACGAGGACGGTCAATGATACCGTCGGTGGCTTCGGCGATTTCGATAAGACGGGCCTGCGCCTTCTTCACGTAGAGTCCCTGGATTTGCGCATAGACTTCGTTGGCGGCTTCGGGATTGAGGCTTATGAAGCGGCCGCCTTCTGCGGGAGACGTGAAACGCAGTGTTGTGAGGTGGCCGTCGCGATCGAGAACCTGGCGAACGGGCAGGCTGTATTGGCGAACCCATTCGACGTCGGTCTGGTCGCCGTAGGTGCAGACCATTACGATGCCGGTTCCCTTTTCGGGGTCGGCCTTGGGATCGGCCATGATGGGAACGGGCGCTTGGAAGAGCGGGGTGACGGCGTTCTTGCCAATGAGGTGACGGAAACGTTCGTCTTCGGGATGGACGAGTACGGCAACGCACGCGGGCAACAGTTCGGGGCGCGTGGTAGCGATGACGATGTAATCGGATGTGCCTTCAACGCCAAAGCGCAAGAAATGGAACGCGCTGTTGCATTCTTTGTCGGTGACTTCGGCTTGTGCGATGGCGGTGCGGAAGTCGACGTCCCACATGACGGGGCGTTCGGCCTGATAGACCTCGCCTTTCTCAAAGAGTTCGAGGAAACTCCATTGCGAGATGCGACGGCAGTTGACGTCGATGGTGGCGTATTCCTGGTCCCAGTCGTAGGAGAGGCCGAGGCGCGTCCAGAGATGGCGGAAGGCCTCTTCGTCTTCACGGGTGACGACGTCGCAGAGTTCGATGAAGTTCTTGCGGCTGATGGGCAAGGGCGCGCCTTTGCGGCCGCGTTCGCCTTTGAAGTTCGGGTCGTA is from Candidatus Hydrogenedentota bacterium and encodes:
- the valS gene encoding valine--tRNA ligase encodes the protein MSVPSSELPKNYAPEEVDARWKDAWKSSGVYAWDPSRGRDETFVVDTPPPTVSGSLHVGHLFSYSHQDFIVRYQRMRGKNIFFPIGWDDNGLPTERRVQNLYNVKCEAHLHYDPNFKGERGRKGAPLPISRKNFIELCDVVTREDEEAFRHLWTRLGLSYDWDQEYATIDVNCRRISQWSFLELFEKGEVYQAERPVMWDVDFRTAIAQAEVTDKECNSAFHFLRFGVEGTSDYIVIATTRPELLPACVAVLVHPEDERFRHLIGKNAVTPLFQAPVPIMADPKADPEKGTGIVMVCTYGDQTDVEWVRQYSLPVRQVLDRDGHLTTLRFTSPAEGGRFISLNPEAANEVYAQIQGLYVKKAQARLIEIAEATDGIIDRPRQDITHAVKFFEKGDRPLELIPTTQWFCRILDHKQALVEQGRKIQWHPSHMGIRYEHWVEGLNQDWCLSRQRFFGVPIPIWYKLDGEGRIIRENPIRPSLESLPIDPLSDTPPGYTPEQRDQPNGFTGDPDVLDTWATSSLTPQIATQWVLAPDRHAKLFPMDVRPQSHEIIRTWAFYTIVKAYLHENEIPWRNVVISGWILDPDRKKMSKSQGNVVTPEPLIDQFGADSVRYWAARARLGVDTAYDEQVFKVGKRLSTKVFNAAKFALGRFEGIDPALLTPDKVTCELDRAVIRELRPLIQRATEAFDGFDYAQALSLTEDFFWRTFCDNYLELAKPRTYDDGLTPGRLSAATTLRIVHRAITRMLAPFLPFLSEEIWHWCYSEDADMNESIHRSPWPTLDELASIPEPAHAQTWDASIEIVDAVRKAKAEKNLSMKAPVAEIVVVIDAMLLIAMDATKDDIMRMLQIAEFTSRAGKPETGLTQVSVSLESGPE